In Planctomycetota bacterium, the genomic window ATGTGCTTGAAGTAGGACCGGCCGGCCATCAAGGCGTCGATCTTCTGCGGGTCGATGTCGAAGCCTACGACGGGGAAGCCGGCGTCGCGGAAGGCCAGGGCGAGCGGCAGGCCGACGTAGCCGAGCCCGATGATGCCGACGGTTGCCTGACGGTTCTGAATCCGCTTCATCAGATCCTGCATGTTCCGGATTCCTCCTGAGCCTCTGCGAGGCGTGTTCGAGTCTCCTTGGATAGTCGGCCGAAAGGGCGTTTGGGATACAGTTTTCCCGGCGGCGTGTCGGCGCTTGACGCCCCTTCGGGGCCTTCTATAATAGCCCTGTTCCTGCGGCGTGCCAGGGTTTTTCGGCAATCGACGTTTAACGAATCCCATTTGGCGAGGGCCAAACCGTGCCTGTTCCCCTCTTGGACCTGGTGGCGCAGTACCGGACCATCCGCGACGAGGTGCGAGCGGCGGTGACGGAGGTGCTGGAGTCGCAGCGCGGCGTCGGGGGGCCCCAGATCGTCGCATTGGAGAAGGCCGTCGCCGAGTACTGCCGGTGCCGGCACGCGATCGGCGTCTCGAGCGGGACGGACGCGCTCCTGGTGAGCCTGATGAGCCTGGACATCGGCCGAGGCGACGAGGTCATCACGACGCCCTTCACCTTTTTTGCGACCGTGGGCTCCATCGTCCGGGTCGGGGCGAAGCCCGTCTTCGTGGACATCGACCCGAAGACGTACAACATCGACCCCTCGCACATCGAGGCCGCCGTCACCCCGAAGACGAAGGCGATCATGCCTGTCCACCTGTTCGGCCAGATGGCCGACATGGACCCGATCCTGGCCGCGGCGGAGAAGCACGGCCTGGCGGTGATCGAGGACGCGGCCCAGGCGATCGGGGCGGAGTACAACGGTCGGCGGGCGGGCTCCCTCGGGACCTGCGGGTGCTTCTCCTTCTATCCCTCGAAGAACCTGGGGGCGTGCGGCGACGGGGGGATGGTCGTCACGAACGACGACGGGCTCGCGCGCCGGTGCGAGTTGATGCGCAATCACGGGGCCGAGGAGCGGTACTACCATCGCCACGTGGGCGGCAATTTCCGCCTCGACAGCATCCAGGCGGCCATCGTGATGGTAAAATTGAAGTATCTTGAGTCGTGGCATGAGGCGCGGCAACGCAACGCCGCCTATTACAACGAGCGCTTCGCAGACTGCCGGGCTATCCAGACGCCCTACGTCGAGCCGCACAACCGCATGATCTACAATCAGTACGTCATCCGGATTCCCGGGAAGCGCGATGCCGTCGAGGCGAAACTGAACGAAAAGAAGATCGGCAACGCGATCTATTACCCGGTTCCGTTGCACCTTCAGGAGTGTTTTGCCGATATAGGGCACAAGGAGGGGGACTTCCCGCAGGCGGAACGGGCGGCGCGGGAGGTGCTGGCGCTGCCGATTTACCCCGAACTGACTCGCGAGCAACTGGACGAGGTGGCCGACGCGGTTCTCGAAGCCGTTCGTTGACCGGAGCGCCAAGTTGTGCCGGCCACCCGATGGGAAGACACACGTGACGGAAGGCACACGGGCAACCATTCTCAACGTCGTCGGCGCTCGGCCGAACTTCATGAAGATCGCCCCCTTGATGCGGGCCTTCCGCAAGAGGCCGGAGTTTCGGCCGGTGCTGGTTCACA contains:
- a CDS encoding DegT/DnrJ/EryC1/StrS family aminotransferase, with the protein product MPVPLLDLVAQYRTIRDEVRAAVTEVLESQRGVGGPQIVALEKAVAEYCRCRHAIGVSSGTDALLVSLMSLDIGRGDEVITTPFTFFATVGSIVRVGAKPVFVDIDPKTYNIDPSHIEAAVTPKTKAIMPVHLFGQMADMDPILAAAEKHGLAVIEDAAQAIGAEYNGRRAGSLGTCGCFSFYPSKNLGACGDGGMVVTNDDGLARRCELMRNHGAEERYYHRHVGGNFRLDSIQAAIVMVKLKYLESWHEARQRNAAYYNERFADCRAIQTPYVEPHNRMIYNQYVIRIPGKRDAVEAKLNEKKIGNAIYYPVPLHLQECFADIGHKEGDFPQAERAAREVLALPIYPELTREQLDEVADAVLEAVR